From the genome of Amycolatopsis sp. NBC_01488, one region includes:
- a CDS encoding aminotransferase-like domain-containing protein, translating into MDDYRVVADALAADIEAGRLRPGDRLPPQRRFARQRGIANSTAARVYGELARRGLAVGEVGRGTFVRAAKPPPEPALAEPGDARVDLELNFAVLPDQTAKLAQALQPLLREDVLTAALHPIGAAGTPAARDAAATLLTRGDWHPDPATILFTGNGRQGIAAAIAAFVPVGERLAVEALTYPVVKAVAARLGVELVPIETDEHGLVPGALAAARPVRALYVQPTLHNPLGTTMPQRRREELADVTRQLDLPVIEDGIYTFLRDDVRPFAAYAPERTVFVDSLSKRVAPGLTAGFLVPPPAWAARLASSVRSGAWAASRFAVEAATQWIVTGTLAEVEAAKRRDAAERASVVRAKLPGASGDAASYHRWWELPEQWRAETFVAAAARRGIALLPAAAFAVLPGQAPNAVRVAVSAPPVTTLAAALDVLAMLASGSPDDLLAD; encoded by the coding sequence ATGGACGACTACCGCGTCGTCGCGGACGCCCTTGCCGCCGACATCGAGGCCGGGCGGCTGCGGCCCGGGGACCGGCTGCCGCCGCAACGTCGGTTCGCGCGGCAGCGCGGCATTGCGAACTCCACCGCCGCCCGTGTCTACGGCGAACTGGCCCGGCGGGGGCTGGCCGTCGGGGAGGTCGGTCGCGGGACGTTCGTCCGGGCCGCGAAGCCGCCGCCCGAACCCGCGCTCGCCGAACCCGGGGACGCACGTGTCGACCTCGAACTCAACTTCGCCGTCCTGCCCGATCAGACCGCGAAGCTCGCCCAAGCACTGCAACCCCTGCTCCGCGAAGACGTCCTGACCGCGGCCCTGCACCCGATCGGCGCCGCAGGCACGCCCGCCGCCCGGGACGCCGCGGCGACGCTGCTCACCCGCGGTGACTGGCACCCGGACCCCGCGACGATCCTCTTCACCGGCAACGGCAGGCAGGGCATCGCGGCCGCGATCGCCGCGTTCGTGCCGGTCGGGGAGCGGCTCGCGGTCGAGGCGCTGACCTACCCCGTGGTGAAGGCCGTCGCGGCCCGGCTGGGCGTCGAGCTGGTGCCGATCGAGACCGACGAGCACGGCCTCGTTCCCGGAGCACTGGCCGCGGCCCGGCCGGTGCGCGCCCTCTACGTCCAGCCGACCCTCCACAACCCGCTCGGCACGACCATGCCCCAGCGGCGCCGCGAGGAGCTGGCCGACGTCACCAGACAGCTGGACCTGCCGGTCATCGAAGACGGCATCTACACGTTCCTGCGCGACGACGTCCGCCCGTTCGCCGCGTACGCGCCGGAGCGGACGGTGTTCGTCGACAGCCTCTCCAAGCGCGTCGCGCCCGGCCTGACCGCCGGCTTCCTGGTGCCGCCACCCGCGTGGGCCGCGCGGCTGGCGTCGTCGGTGCGGTCGGGTGCCTGGGCCGCGTCGCGCTTCGCCGTCGAAGCGGCCACACAGTGGATCGTCACCGGCACCCTCGCCGAGGTCGAAGCCGCGAAACGCCGTGACGCCGCCGAGCGGGCATCGGTGGTGCGGGCGAAGCTGCCCGGCGCGAGCGGCGACGCGGCGTCCTACCACCGCTGGTGGGAGCTGCCGGAGCAGTGGCGGGCGGAGACGTTCGTCGCTGCGGCGGCCCGCCGGGGGATCGCGCTGCTGCCGGCGGCGGCGTTCGCCGTCCTGCCGGGGCAAGCGCCGAACGCCGTGCGCGTCGCCGTGTCCGCTCCGCCGGTGACGACGCTGGCCGCGGCCCTCGACGTCTTGGCGATGCTGGCGAGCGGCAGCCCGGACGACCTGCTCGCCGACTGA
- a CDS encoding O-methyltransferase: MTDKTWAEVDDYFTGALLAPDPVLDAALADSAAAGLPRIAVAPNQGKLLNLLARQSGARSILEIGTLGGYSTIWLARALPAGGKLVTCEYEPRHAEVARANLARAGFGEDVVEIKVGAALATLSTLTGPFDFIFVDADKSNLANYVRASLELARPGTTIVVDNVVRQGRVLDAASTDPDVLGVREMVEVLTAEPRLDATAVQTVGAKGHDGFVLALVR; the protein is encoded by the coding sequence ATGACCGACAAGACCTGGGCCGAAGTCGACGACTACTTCACCGGCGCGCTGCTCGCCCCCGATCCGGTGCTCGACGCCGCGCTCGCCGACTCGGCCGCCGCCGGGCTGCCGCGGATCGCCGTCGCGCCCAACCAGGGCAAGCTGCTGAACCTGCTGGCCCGCCAGTCCGGGGCCCGCTCGATCCTGGAGATCGGCACGCTCGGCGGCTACAGCACCATCTGGCTGGCCCGTGCGCTCCCGGCCGGCGGCAAGCTGGTGACCTGCGAATACGAGCCGCGGCACGCGGAGGTGGCGAGGGCCAACCTGGCGCGGGCGGGCTTCGGCGAAGACGTCGTCGAGATCAAGGTCGGCGCCGCGCTCGCCACGCTGTCGACGCTGACCGGGCCGTTCGACTTCATCTTCGTCGACGCGGACAAGAGCAACCTCGCGAACTACGTGCGCGCGTCACTCGAGCTGGCGCGGCCGGGCACGACGATCGTCGTGGACAACGTCGTGCGGCAGGGCCGGGTGCTCGACGCGGCGAGCACCGACCCGGACGTCCTGGGCGTCCGGGAGATGGTCGAGGTCCTCACCGCCGAGCCGCGGCTGGACGCGACCGCCGTCCAGACCGTGGGCGCCAAGGGGCACGACGGGTTCGTGCTGGCCCTGGTCCGCTGA
- a CDS encoding transglycosylase domain-containing protein: protein MTLPTEEEDETPAKPDTPRRRRWRRIRRIGYWSVGLLIGVPLIAFWVAYLVLDVRSPQDVLAGLDKTVVLQYSDGSPLLKVLPADGDRTFVPYAQVPAKLRDAIIATEDPTFWDNQGFDPTGIGRAFLTGVGGGSGITQQYIKKSTGDDDATLGRKFAELVLATKITQEQSKEQIFESYVNIISFGRGTFGPAAAMNAYFGKKLDDSITWSEAAFLAGMIQSPSVHDPAASGDAHAARRWQYVHDKLVARGYVNSGEPMAYPGDEIQAPSETRAGRITYDEFHVKQQVLAELEQDGFPLGRLQQGNMTVETTLDRGMQDAARKALQDRLKGEPKEFRGAVVAVDPKTGAVRVYQGGDQGVRDYAGTPHAAGSAFYPFTLAAALRRGYGPDVPVPAPEEQEFLGEKFKYPDVCGLKCSPRAAMRAHADGPFVALAKKLGPDALSETARQAGIPETVDGTPTMREKDGFLIGPGIAIGRYPLRPLDLAGAYATFADDGVRTTPHLVAKVRDESGAVVWEHTDTARPAFDEDGDESRRIAQEVTGTLTDGPGAALRTGEAEHGNSPDNQDAWAVGYTPRLAAAVWIGSDDERLLRDANGAKLTGDVVPADVWRGFMTAAHQGVPVAVAPPAVVRPPR, encoded by the coding sequence GTGACCTTGCCGACGGAGGAAGAAGACGAAACCCCCGCCAAGCCGGACACCCCGCGCCGACGGCGGTGGCGGCGGATCCGGCGGATCGGCTATTGGAGCGTCGGGCTGCTCATCGGCGTCCCGCTGATCGCCTTCTGGGTCGCCTACCTCGTGCTCGACGTCCGCAGCCCGCAGGACGTCCTCGCCGGGCTCGACAAGACCGTCGTCCTGCAGTACTCGGACGGGTCGCCGCTGCTCAAGGTCCTGCCGGCCGACGGCGACCGGACGTTCGTGCCCTACGCGCAGGTGCCCGCGAAGCTGCGTGACGCCATCATCGCGACCGAGGACCCGACCTTCTGGGACAACCAGGGCTTCGACCCGACCGGCATCGGCCGCGCGTTCCTCACCGGCGTCGGCGGCGGCTCCGGGATCACCCAGCAGTACATCAAGAAGTCCACCGGCGACGACGACGCCACGCTCGGGCGCAAGTTCGCCGAGCTCGTGCTGGCCACGAAGATCACGCAGGAGCAGAGCAAGGAGCAGATCTTCGAAAGCTACGTCAACATCATCTCCTTCGGCCGCGGCACGTTCGGGCCTGCCGCGGCGATGAACGCCTACTTCGGCAAGAAGCTCGACGACTCGATCACCTGGAGCGAAGCCGCCTTCCTCGCCGGGATGATCCAGTCGCCGTCGGTGCACGACCCGGCCGCGTCCGGCGACGCGCACGCCGCCCGGCGCTGGCAGTACGTGCACGACAAGCTCGTGGCCCGCGGCTACGTCAACTCCGGCGAACCGATGGCCTATCCCGGCGACGAGATCCAGGCGCCGTCGGAGACCCGCGCCGGCCGCATCACCTACGACGAATTCCATGTCAAGCAGCAGGTCCTGGCCGAGCTCGAGCAGGACGGTTTCCCGCTCGGCCGGCTTCAGCAGGGCAACATGACCGTCGAGACGACGCTGGACCGCGGCATGCAGGACGCCGCGAGGAAAGCGTTGCAGGACAGGCTGAAGGGCGAGCCGAAGGAGTTCCGCGGTGCGGTGGTCGCCGTCGACCCGAAGACCGGCGCCGTCCGCGTCTACCAGGGCGGCGACCAGGGCGTCCGGGACTACGCCGGCACTCCGCACGCGGCGGGTTCGGCGTTCTACCCGTTCACACTCGCCGCCGCCCTGCGCCGCGGCTACGGCCCGGACGTGCCGGTCCCGGCACCCGAGGAGCAGGAGTTCCTCGGCGAGAAGTTCAAGTACCCGGACGTCTGCGGCCTGAAGTGCAGCCCGCGCGCGGCGATGCGCGCGCACGCCGACGGCCCGTTCGTCGCGCTGGCGAAGAAGCTCGGTCCGGACGCGCTGAGCGAGACCGCGCGGCAGGCCGGTATCCCCGAGACCGTCGACGGCACGCCGACGATGCGCGAGAAGGACGGCTTCCTCATCGGGCCGGGCATCGCGATCGGCCGGTACCCGCTTCGGCCGCTGGACCTGGCCGGCGCCTACGCGACCTTCGCGGACGACGGCGTCCGCACCACGCCGCACCTGGTGGCGAAGGTGCGCGACGAGAGCGGCGCGGTCGTCTGGGAGCACACCGACACCGCGCGTCCCGCGTTCGACGAAGACGGCGACGAAAGCCGCCGCATCGCCCAGGAGGTCACCGGCACGCTGACGGACGGCCCCGGGGCCGCGCTGCGCACCGGCGAGGCCGAGCACGGCAACAGCCCGGACAACCAGGACGCCTGGGCCGTCGGCTACACCCCGCGGCTCGCCGCCGCGGTCTGGATCGGCTCCGACGACGAACGGCTGCTGCGGGACGCGAACGGCGCGAAGCTCACGGGCGACGTCGTCCCGGCCGACGTCTGGCGCGGGTTCATGACGGCGGCGCACCAGGGCGTGCCGGTGGCCGTCGCCCCGCCGGCGGTGGTGCGGCCGCCGCGGTGA
- a CDS encoding FadR/GntR family transcriptional regulator: MEPTSVANAGEALFRPVRAGNAFEETVERLLQAIRLGVVGAGERLPSERELAERLGVSRVTLREAIRALSDAGYVESRRGRYGGTFVHDTLPGPPERSPGGKVDAVVLEDALSLRYVLETGVAEMAAARSLSPADRQHLTGTLAEAAGADLDDYRRKDSRLHLAIAEVTASSSLTTAMADARTRVNQLLDRIPLLPPNLEHSNAQHEAIVDAILAGDAPAARQAMAEHIEGTASLLRAFLA, from the coding sequence ATGGAACCGACCTCGGTGGCGAATGCCGGTGAAGCGCTGTTCCGGCCGGTGCGTGCGGGCAACGCCTTCGAGGAGACCGTCGAGCGGCTGCTCCAGGCCATCCGCCTCGGCGTGGTCGGCGCGGGGGAGCGGCTGCCGTCGGAACGGGAGCTCGCCGAGCGTCTCGGGGTCAGCCGCGTCACGCTCCGCGAAGCCATCCGGGCCCTCTCCGACGCCGGTTACGTGGAGTCACGGCGGGGGCGCTATGGCGGCACTTTCGTGCACGACACCCTGCCCGGACCGCCGGAACGCTCACCCGGGGGCAAGGTCGACGCCGTTGTGCTCGAGGACGCCCTCAGCCTCCGCTACGTCCTGGAGACGGGCGTCGCGGAGATGGCCGCCGCCCGCTCGCTCAGCCCGGCCGACCGGCAGCACCTCACCGGCACGCTCGCCGAAGCCGCCGGCGCGGACCTCGACGACTACCGCCGCAAGGACTCCCGGCTGCACCTCGCGATCGCGGAGGTGACCGCGTCCAGCTCCTTGACCACGGCGATGGCCGATGCCCGTACCCGCGTCAACCAGCTGCTCGACCGGATCCCGCTGCTGCCGCCCAACCTCGAACACTCCAACGCCCAGCACGAGGCGATCGTCGACGCGATCCTGGCCGGCGACGCCCCCGCCGCACGCCAGGCGATGGCCGAGCACATCGAAGGCACGGCGTCGCTCCTGCGCGCGTTCCTGGCCTGA
- a CDS encoding L-serine ammonia-lyase yields MAISVFDLFSIGIGPSSSHTVGPMRAALTFVDGLGNDLGRTARVQAELFGSLGATGFGHGSDKAVLLGLSGERPEEIDTDTVPGRISAIRESRRLLLGGTHEIAFDEDTDLTMHRRKSLPAHPNGMVFRAFDASGSLVRERTYYSVGGGFVRDESYETDAVFVEDSTPVPYPFRTGADLLGHCAATGLPISEIMLANELSWRTAAEVRSGLLDIWAVMAECVRNGCTHEGVLPGGLKVPRRAKALHEKLLAEDGADDPLYAMDWVSLYALAVNEENAAGGRVVTAPTNGAAGIIPAVLHYYQRFIRHSTDDGIVTFLLTAGAIGSILKQTGSISGAEVGCQGEVGSASAMAAAGLTEVLGGSPAQVENAAEIGVEHHLGLTCDPVGGLVQIPCIERNAVGASKAIHAARMAMRGDGSHVVTLDKAIKTMRETGADMSVKYKETARGGLAVNVIEC; encoded by the coding sequence ATGGCGATCAGCGTCTTCGACCTGTTTTCGATCGGCATCGGCCCGTCCAGCTCCCACACCGTCGGGCCGATGCGGGCCGCACTGACCTTTGTGGACGGACTCGGCAACGACCTCGGCCGGACCGCGCGCGTGCAGGCCGAGCTGTTCGGCTCGCTCGGCGCGACCGGCTTCGGCCACGGCAGCGACAAAGCCGTCCTGCTCGGGCTGTCCGGTGAACGTCCCGAAGAGATCGACACCGACACCGTGCCCGGGCGCATCTCGGCAATCCGCGAGTCCCGCAGGTTGCTCTTGGGCGGCACGCACGAGATCGCGTTCGACGAGGACACCGACCTCACCATGCACCGCCGCAAGTCCCTGCCCGCGCACCCGAACGGCATGGTGTTCCGCGCGTTCGACGCCTCGGGCTCGTTGGTGCGGGAGCGCACGTACTACTCGGTCGGCGGCGGGTTCGTCCGCGACGAGTCGTACGAGACGGACGCGGTGTTCGTCGAGGACTCGACGCCGGTGCCGTACCCGTTCCGCACCGGCGCTGACCTCCTGGGGCACTGCGCCGCCACCGGCCTGCCCATCAGCGAGATCATGCTGGCGAACGAGCTGTCGTGGCGCACTGCCGCGGAGGTGCGGTCCGGGCTGCTGGACATCTGGGCCGTCATGGCGGAGTGCGTCCGCAACGGCTGCACGCACGAAGGTGTCCTGCCGGGCGGCCTGAAGGTGCCGCGACGCGCGAAGGCGTTGCACGAGAAGCTCCTGGCCGAAGACGGCGCGGACGACCCGTTGTACGCGATGGACTGGGTGAGCCTGTACGCGCTGGCGGTCAACGAGGAGAACGCGGCGGGCGGCCGCGTGGTCACCGCGCCGACCAACGGCGCCGCCGGGATCATCCCGGCCGTGCTGCACTACTACCAGCGCTTCATCCGGCACTCGACCGACGACGGGATCGTGACGTTCCTGCTCACGGCGGGCGCGATCGGCTCGATCCTCAAGCAGACGGGCTCGATCTCGGGCGCGGAGGTCGGCTGTCAGGGCGAAGTCGGCTCGGCGTCGGCGATGGCGGCGGCGGGCCTGACCGAGGTGCTCGGCGGCTCGCCGGCCCAGGTGGAGAACGCGGCGGAGATCGGGGTGGAGCACCACCTCGGCCTCACCTGCGACCCGGTCGGCGGCCTGGTCCAGATCCCGTGCATCGAGCGCAACGCGGTGGGAGCGTCCAAGGCGATCCACGCGGCCCGCATGGCCATGCGCGGCGACGGCAGCCACGTGGTGACGCTGGACAAGGCGATCAAGACGATGCGCGAGACGGGCGCGGACATGAGCGTGAAGTACAAGGAAACGGCTCGGGGTGGCCTGGCGGTGAACGTCATCGAGTGCTGA